GGCAGCGTGCCAGAACACGAGCACCGAGAACACAATGGAGGGCCTTCGACGGCCGAACCGGGTCCTACAGCGGTAGCTCACGTGGCCCACGAGGGGATGGACGAAAAGCCCGGAGAGAGGCCCGCAGAGCCATATGAAACTGTCCCACGCGTGCGAGATCCCTAGCTGCTGCACTACGGCGTCAGAAGCGAGAGCTATAGCGCCCAGCCGAACTGTATGCCGCCGGAGACGGAGGCTACTTTAAGGAGCTGCCTGAGCGCACCCGGGGGCGGGGTCGGCGTTTGGAGAGGCGTTGCTGCAAGAGGCTGGGACGGTTAATCTCGGGATTCACCATTTTCTGTAGtcaaacaataaataataaataattagttagtGTGTGATTAGATTAAAATTTACATGTTAAGATGATTTGTGTTTGataattttgtattaaaataaattttataataaaatgaatgttatttaaattacatcatttaaaattatatttagacaaaaattattaaaaaagaataaatttatataatttaaaattatattattttaacattcttttactataatttttttaaaagaatttaatttatgCATTGAAATTTAGTACTCTTTTAGTTATAATTTGTTAGTATTCTTCTTtaggatttttttgtatttaattatattttttaataaaatttatattataaaaattaataataataaataaaatatatattaatttaagaatttatagtgaaaaatatataaagtcaaataaaaaataaaattttataaaaaaatatgtattaataaaaatgattaaaaaatttatataaaaaatgaatactaaaaattatattaaaaactacaATAATATATACAAGTGAACATAAAAAAAAgttctaaataaaaatatttatactattaacaaaaaaaataaaaaaataattgataaaaattaaaacttaataaagagtaataataataatattaaaaaaatatttatttgtaaAGCATAGCAATGAAAAAAAATCTAAGAACTCTCATGattgttttttgtattttttattgtaaatgaaattgaatggTAAAATTGGtaaaatatcaattaattttttaatttatcaagtaAATGCAAAAGCTACGATTTAATTGAGAGTTCAAATCCAGAATGATGTTCgcctttaaagaaaaaaaaagttggtGCCAAACAAAAATTATAAACCCTCCAACATGTTCAAATCTAGAAGAGAAATGTTAGGTAAATGACTATCTTAAACAACATGaataaccaccaatcaaataaaaatacactacatcctaatttaatgctattaattaaatttactcatttaattctattaattcacattatttacacattattcaaaaaaattattggttACCTCTACTTTTCCaatctaaaattatattttttagaatgaaCATGCTTCTTGTAATTTTAACGTGTTTACCAAATATACATTTAGTGGTTACGGACTGCGGTTTTAGATCCTTAATTTTACTTATTAATTAGTTGGTTGGTAATGAGTTAATTGATACATTATCTAACAACCCTCCACTAATGTAAAATAGTTTTTGGGAATTACGTGGTACTTATAATTTTTTGGTCAAATTTATCTATAATTGTGTAAAATTTCAGAATTATTTTAGATATGGAAAAAATAGTGTTTTTGttaaatattagtttttagggtGTTTTGCATAAATGTAGATATTTATAAAACGTTGACACAATATGCATCATACGTGTTACTTTATCAGAGATTTGTAGAATTTTGAAGTAATTTTATCAGAGATTTTCATCAGAAATTCACCACCTGTCATCTCTCTGTGCAACACGCATCCTGCGTGTTactttagaaaattttttttgtagaatttCGAAACAACTTTATCAAAGATTTTCAGTAGAGATTCGTCAGTGGCAGCTCCAAGGCAACACATACCCTGCGTGTTAACTTTATTGAGATTCCAgcatatttttaatatatctttATCAGTGTCTCCAAGCACGAGAACACATTGTGGCAGCTCTAAGGCCACTTTGATAGCGAGAATGTCCTGCTTTCGATTGCGCCACTTTGATAGCGAGAATATTACAACGACGActttcatatatttaataataaaatatgagcctTTAACTCGAAACTGTATcgatattttctttaaaaaaccagaaataatttttctttttaaacatgCATATGTAACCaaattcaaatcacaatcctcttGTGTGTGTGAAACCTACAAATATGCATACATACATATTATTACAAATCATggttcctatccctcttacaaaaatataatgataaagacaagaaaaaattagtgtatatatatatataatgctaaACATCACATTCAAATGCAGAAAGAACTCCTCTAAAACTCTTTGTCCATCCTAAAAAGGAAAATCTATAGGGGTTGAAAACATCGTTCTTTATAGAGTTCTCAGTaaagatttttaagaattgtcataagagaATACGTataaaaaaagaattgattttaacTGTAGTGATTATTGTTCGTCTTATGAATCTATTTAAAGcattatcaattaattattcaaaattcaaagtTCACATCTTTAGTTATAAgaatttcaaaactcaattaatatctcataacataatcaattacGACCTTCAACCCATCatataatcaaatcaaattacaGCCTCCGACCTAAATCAAATAAGCTCGGCTTCTGGCCCAAATCAAGTCAAAACACAGCCTCCAACCCAACTCAAATCAAATTATCATCAAAACTCAGTCTCGAAACAAAATCAATCACAGGCATCAAACAATACAAGGCAATTATAATCAGGGAACAATTATTGACAGTACCACATCAAGAAAATCATCAGCGTCACCACCACCAACATAAGAAATCTTTTAAttgttcaagcacaaacaaaacaATACAAAGAATACACAATAGAGAGGACAGTTAAGGCAATTAGTTCAATTAGCATATAGATACAATTATGCAAATAGGCAAGTCAAATGCAAGATGCACACCGTAAACAATACACACAAATGTAAATGATGCATTCCTGTCCTATggccaatgagctcatctgtcggttataagcCAAAACCTAACAGTCCGGTAGCAAACCTTGGACAATTTCTCGGTGCGTGCATCCCAAACTCAAACTCGTATTCATTTATTATATATCCATGGGGGAATCATTCGGGAAAGTCTAAGTGTCCGACCACAGACGGAGGGTTAACAGTTTCAATTCCATCCTAGAGCAAACGGAACAAAACCACTATCCTTGTATCTACTCAAAAAGCTCAAATACTAACTGAGAGCAAGCGGGACAAAATCATAATTGTTCATCTACCCCAAAAGCTCAAATACCGACAGGAACAAGTgggataaaattataatttttgcatCTACCCTGAAAGCTCAAATATCATACGGGAGCAAGCTAGACAAATCACGATTCTTGCATATTACCCTGAAAGTTCAAATATCAAAATCTCTTTTAAAAACAAGTTAAATCCATTTCTTTTTCATAACCcattttcaccaaatcaaaaatCTCAAATTTAACTTCAATAACCTATCCTTAAATTCCATTTGAAATTCCTCGAAAGCATAACTCTCGGATTCAAATTAGTTGCACAAAACTCactttcaacttcattctcaagtgtaataatttctcaaaaatattcaaaatcatctcTCTTTATCAATCAAACTCAAATATtgtaaattcattaaaatttctCAAAATATGATTCTTTAAATCGAACTCAAATAtaatccttttcttaataaatcgaactcaaaacacaaatatttttttaataaatcaaactcaaaacataaaacttttcttaataaatcaaacccaAAGCATAAtcctttttttaataatttgagcTCGAAACAgaattcttttcttaataaatcaaaatcaaaagcataaatcttttcttaataagGCAAACTCAAAGCATAATTCTTTTATTAATAAATCCAACTTAAAACAtaatacttttttcaataaactcaaaacataataatttttttaataattaaaaattaactaatataattctTAAATCTAAGTCTTTCTAAATAATCACTTCGAACGaagtctctaatttttataaaagaacaagaaaacaCCTCCCTGATTGCATAATCCGCTTCTTGTAATGATGTTTAATAAGGAAACCATCTAAAAAAACACTACCTACCTCTAATTATTTGGTAGACTGAATTGCTTTGGCATGTTTCACGTAAACCTAAACATTCTTCTTTGTAAAAAAAGAATCACAAACACCACCCAAGCAAGAATAGAAATACGCTTGACCAATTTTCAAATAAACTGACAAATCAAAACATACTCTTGTGTCATAATTATAAGCATTGAATGTATacgaatataaaaatttaaataataataaaaaggattaAGATACTTAAAAATCCAATGGTAATCAttgatcaaaataattaaatatatatcaaTTATTTGAGCTTTCCAGAAGAAAGGGGAAATTTCATGTAATACAGCTGATCTATTCATGGAGTTGAATTTCATGTTGCTTCTCTCCATCTGGAAAAAGTTCATCATTCTTTGAATGATAGTATTCTTCCATCAGATTTATGGCCTTTGTTTCTGGGGTTTTTCCATGCACATAGCTTGATAATCTATCATGTATAACAGTAGAAAAATATTCTCGTTCAAGACATAGCCTAAGAATCTCTGATGCCCCCTCCAAATCTCCCTTGTCCTTAAGGTAATCAATACATGTAGCCAAAGTAAATCGATAGGGCTTCCATGTTGATCCAGGTTGACCTGCCAAAATCGCTTTCTTCATTGTTTGAATAGCATTATCCATATCATTGTTCCTGTAATAGCCATTTGCTAATCGATCCCATATACTACCGCCTAattcattgctactctttgaaAGCCTATCAACAAAATGCTTCAGCTTTTTCCACCAGACCATTCTTACAATATGCACTCATCATCACATTCGGAATCCTGATGTCGAAGCATGTATTTCCAAACTCCCATTCCTCAAAAATCCTCTCAGCTCCATCAACATCATTAAGCCTAGCTAATGCGGTCAGCATACAGATGTAATTCGTGTTGCAGGGTCTGTTTAACCTTTTGCACATATCCCAAATACGATAAACATCGTCCTTTTTTCCCATGGAGCCGTACATAGTTAGAAGAGATTCATAGGCAGCCCTCCTCCTCTTGGGTTCAATGAGGTCCTCCGATTTCCTCAGCATTGCatatgctttctcatgttggccAGCCTGAATATAAGCCTTTGCTGCAATAGAGTATGTTATCCAATCAATAGTTGCCTTAGAATCAGCTTCCATCCGCAATAGTAAGCTCTCCATCCCATCTATGTCCTTAATGGCCGCATACGCATCCAGCCGAGTATTAAGCGACACAGAGTCATACATGTCCTTGGATAACATTTCTCTCATCAAATTGTCAAATTTCTCAAATTCACTTACTCGAACATAGAGCTTTAACAGAGCATTATAACTCAATACCAAACTTATTGTATGCTTACAAGCATACTCTTTTAGTTTCTGCATGGTAGCCTCTGCTTTCTCCACAGAGTTATGTTGTGCATAGCAATTCAAAAGAGCACCATAGACCTTGAAATCTTTTACAGAATCTGAAAGGCTATTAAAGTATTTCTCTGCTGGAACTAAGCCATGAACTTTTGCTATCAAGTCAAGACGTACAGCTATGTCTCCAGATGTCAAATGATGTTTCCTTTCATCACCCATCCATTCTAATACctgatacaaaaataaaaatgatcaaaTCATTATTGGTCCTAAAGACAATTCATACCAACCAAATGCTCTAGATGAGCACAATCCTAGCAAAATTTGGGATATGATAGATTAAGTATAagcaaaacaaaaacaacaaagtTATGATAGAGAAATGTTAGCCCTTAACCATTTATAATAGTATTTGTTCTAAATAGTTTGTCCGCAGTAGGAATTGCCCATAGTTtcaataatatatgtatatatcaaatcaaattgTTTGATCCTACTTATTTAAGTAGGACATTTGTTTTAACATAACTTAGGGACCCGTACTCGGTACCATTGCTGATGGCAACCTAAAGAGCGAACTCCAAGCTAATGTTCTTAGGGTGCTAGCTGATCCCGGATCAAGGGTTGTCAACATAAAGTGATCCAAATCTTCCGAGGATGTTGGAACTACCTTCCAAATGCGACTTAGCATCACATGCCTTTAGGTGCGGTCGAGCTTTCAGGAGAGACTCTGATAAGGACTCTGTTGGGATCTTGCCTTGCAATGGGGTAGCATGTGCCACAATATTAATCTAAAACTCTTCTGCCCAAGAATTATACCGGatcaaaaaaataaatctaaaactcTTCCACAATGCCATCTAATCATGAActcattttcaatatatatatatatatatatataaaccaggCACTTAACGATTCAAAGAGTTAGTTCCAATCCAATATGAAGGAACTCATGTCCTTTAGGCATATTGTATTAATGAAAATCAAAtccttctcaaattcaataaagcTCAAATTATATTCAGACATTCACAAATGAAAATGTTCAGCTTTTCGAATTATTAAAACAAATTTAACTAACCTGAAGGGCATGGTTGAAGCGACGATGAGACCTAAGCTGCTTGATGAAGAACTGGAGCTCGGAATGCCTGACGTGTCCGCCCTCTTGGACCCATTGATCCAGAATATGGTTCATGGGAGTGTTGGGGTGTCCAGCTCTCGATATTCGAAGGAAAAGGTGATCGCTTGGAGCTTGAGAGTTGTGCAGCATAGCCCTCTGAACCACCCAAGAACAGGTGCTGAACAGGTTCCATTTCTTCAGAAACAGATTCATTATTCTTGTTCTGCAAATTGTTCAGCTTAAAACCCCAAACTAAAACCCTGCCTCAGGTAAAAGGGGAGGGCAAAAGACTAAAATGTCCTCTACCTCAActgtttcttattttgttttttctttttttttcattaaaaactgGCCAAAGCCCAAAAGGCCAAAAAAGACACAGCAAACAACAATCAAAAGCACAAAATGCATTccaaaccaaaaaacaaaaaacacaaaatgtCAAAGCTCAATTAGCCATCATCTTATGCAGCCAAGACGCAGGAGATTTCATTCTAATTGCTGGTGTCACGCAGTAACTCAATTGCCACTATTTGAGGTGGCTCCTCCCAAATTGATTTGATGTACTCCCCTCTTCCAAATTAAGTATATTATACTCACactctaaattttcaaaattacatACATAATCCTATGTTTGATTAATATACATACTGACCTCACCTGACTTCACCTGGTCGAACTTGATTTGTGCATCTAAATAATACAATTAGATTGCTTAGTGCTAATATAAGAAAATAATCCTATGAAAATTGAAATGAAGaaatttgtaaaataataaaagaaatcattattattatttttaaatttgtatttttttattatatatgaattttataACCTTAATTTTTAAAGCCAGTAAATTAAAGACAATAAAACCACAGAATATCAATTCTAAACCAGAGGCAACAATAAttgaagaataaaaatgaaaaatcagtaaatcacaaattaaaaattaaaaatccaaaaaagatTACCTTCTAGAGCATAGAGGTGAGGGAGCACCGTAAGGCTGGACGCGGCAGAACTGGAGAAGAGGTGGCCCGGACCGCTGCGGAACTGGGGCTGAGGGCGGTGGTGCGCGACGGAACTGGAGCAGAGGAAGGAGAAGCGTGGCAGGAATGGAGCAGAGGAGGGTTGAGCGTGGCCGAACTGAAGCAGAGAAGGGCTGGAGCGTGGTTGAACAGAGCCAACGCGGCGGAACATCGGCTGCTCGACGGACGAACGATGCGAGATGATTTGCAGTGGAGACGGCGGCTTTGAGCAGTGGCGGATACTGGAATAGAGCGTAACAGGGAAGGCGGCTCCGAGCAGTTGCGACGGCGGTGGTGTTCTAGTGAGTTAGTGAGTGAGTCAGGGAAGGCGTTAGGGTTACGGATGCATGAAAGATACCCCTcactaattttaaagtttaaacttcaataaaataagaaaaatgtatATTACCACGTCTATTTTGATAATACTACTTCTTTTAATAAATTCAtgtaaatatataacataaaaagATCGAGTAAAAtagtattattaaaaataaaaataacattatcatttttttataataagttCTGATTTCTGATTGCtatttttgagtttaattttaatatattattagtataaaatattttatataattatttaattatatttattttttaaattattatttatacaataaatataaaaatattatttttactgatGTACTTTACAAAATTAAATGCATTTATAAATAGTTTTACATTAACAATATACTAAACTtaaattctattatttttaatttttacaaatttttctACGTATGATATAATCAATTTATAAAGATAGAAAAATACTATGAaaaattgatttacttttaaaaaaatttgtaaaaagcaaaataaattatatttatattaagggTTAAATTATTCTGAAATAAAGAATtcgataaaaattatttttaaaatttaagattataaaattcatatataatgaaaaaatacaaatttaaaaataataataattattattattatttcttttattattttataaatttcttcATTTCAATTTTCAAAGGATTATTTTCTTATATTAGCACTAAGCAATCTAATTGTATTATTTAGATGCACAAATCAAGTGAAATCAGGTGAGGTCAGTATATATATTAATCAAACACAGGATAATATatgtaattttgaaaatttagagcGTGAGTGTAATATACTTAATTGTATTATTTAGGATTGTTGTTTGCAGTTTTTTTTTGGCATCAACAATGGACAAGAGTACCGAATACGGGTCCCTAAGTTATGTTAAAACAAATGTCCTACTTATTTAAGTAGGATCAAACAATTTGATTTGATACATACATGTATTACTGAAACTATGAACAATTCCTACTGCAgacaaaaaatttagaataaatactACTATAAATGGTTAAGGGCTAACATTTTTCTATCATAACtatgttgtttttgttttgctTATACTTAATCTATCATATTCCAAATTTTGCTACGATTGTGCTAATCTAAAGCATTTGGTTGGTATGAATTGTCTTTAAGACCAATAATGATTtgatcattttcatttttgtatcAGGTATTAGAATGAATGGGTGATGAAAGGAAACATCATTTAACATCTGGAGACATAGCTGTATGTCTTGACTTGATAGCAAAAGTTCATGGCTTAGGTCCAGCAATAGCCTTTCAGATTTTGTAAAAGATTTCAAGGTCTATGGGGCTCTTTTGAATTGCTATGCACAACATGACTCTCCAGAGAAGGCAGAGGCTACCATGCAGAAACTAAAAGAGTAAGCTTGTAAGCATACAATAAATTAGGTATTGAGTTATAATGCTATGTTAAAGCTCTATGTTCGAGTAAGTGAATATCCGAAATTCGATAGTTTGATGAGAGAGATGTTATCCAAGGACATGTCCGATTCTGTGTCGCTTAATACTCTGTTGAATTGATAATTATTAGTGACTAAGAGAATGAGGGttgaatttttttcctttttctttctcgtGTGAACTTGCTTTCTGTTGAGATAGTAAAGGAGATATTTAGGTTTTGTCTCTTAACTTGTTAGGAGATTCTTTTGTTTTGTCTCTTGTTGTGCAGATTCAGAAACAGAGATAAGAGTAGAAATTAACACACTGATATATTCTGATTTAGTTACTTCGTGCAATATATTCTATATCTAGTCTCAATCACAACTATGacagaatttcactatcttttcaaTAGATTACAATCACTAATTCTCCCTAGGATTCTACCCAATCTTATCTGGGTCAAGTCCAGTTTCTAACCTAAACCGAACTTGACTAGGactcaaatctaattttcaacagcaaagtgctaactcaacttgtaagggaatccccacaggatcatgacacaaaacagaaatacatacAAAGAATTTCTGAGATAACTATGACTTTTTCTCCAAGTCTAGTTCACTGTTTTCTACTCattgactttttcttacaaacctcgcaatgttttcctttttcaatgagactccgacagactaaactgaaaaaaagaaatacaaaatggcaaccatgaaggagaagaacttagaATAGCTTAGGAAGCTATGAGAACCGAACCAAGTACTTTGTTCCACTCACTTACTCACCCATTGAGTGTTCACCTTTATTATAGAAGAGTGAAACCTTCAAGGTTTGAACTAAGTTCAACACTTGAGTTGTCTTCTTCCTCCTTCACCAGAGCTCACAGTGGCATGGTCagtagagagagagaaaagatcgAATCTTTGACATGTAACATAcctttctctttcatcctttgtCTTCAAGTTCCTTTGATCTTGACCATGAATGTTTTCTTTGGCTCCAAGTTTGGTTTTGGACAATGGATTCAAGGCAGAGCACCATTGAATTCTTCTCTTCCATTATTGCTTGATTTGTGCTTGAAGCTCAATAGATTTCTTCATGATTCCTTGGTGTAGTACAAATAGAGAAAGTCACTTTTGAGGATGCTCTCTCAAGATGGAATTTGCTTCTTTGTTGTAGCCCTTTTTCTTGCTTGAAATTGGAAACAAACTTTTGTTTCTTCGCTAAGCCCTAGCTTCGcatctttcttctttcctctttctcgGTTCAGTAACTTGATGTGATATGTaaggaaaagaagagagagaagagagagattatGTTCGGTGGAagtgaaataaaatttaattgaattttgagtTGATTACCTGGTTAGATACTGGGTTGAAGAAAGATGGATTTGAATGTCATCACCGAATTGGACTTGGATCTTTATCTAAGctagatttgatttctttctttcttatagtTCAGCTTGTCCCAGCCTTCATGGATCAAGTTTGAAGTGAATGGAGTGGTATGGTTGAAATATGTGTTGACCAATATgtttatgtttgagtttgatcTTTTGCTTCTTGGGCCAtctttgattaaattattttcatGCATACTTAAACAAAAACATCACACAATCAATTGATAAAAAtcaataatgtttgatcatcactttAACCAAGttttagtttttcaaactcaacaaatGCGTATGCAGCCATTAAAGACACAGATAGGTTGGAGAGCTTACTATTGCAGATGGAAGCTGATCCTAAGGTAACTATTGACTTGATAACATACTCTATTGCAGCAAAGGCTTATATTCAGGCTGGCCAACATAAGAAAGCATATGCAATGCTAAGGAAATCAGAGGACATGATTGAACCCAAGAGGAGGAGAGCTGCCTATGAATCTCTTCTAACTATGTATAGCTCCATGGGA
This region of Arachis hypogaea cultivar Tifrunner chromosome 8, arahy.Tifrunner.gnm2.J5K5, whole genome shotgun sequence genomic DNA includes:
- the LOC112706297 gene encoding pentatricopeptide repeat-containing protein At2g20710, mitochondrial translates to MNLFLKKWNLFSTCSWVVQRAMLHNSQAPSDHLFLRISRAGHPNTPMNHILDQWVQEGGHVRHSELQFFIKQLRSHRRFNHALQVLEWMGDERKHHLTSGDIAVRLDLIAKVHGLVPAEKYFNSLSDSVKDFKVYGALLNCYAQHNSVEKAEATMQKLKEYACKHTISLVLSYNALLKLYVRVSEFEKFDNLMREMLSKDMYDSVSLNTRLDAYAAIKDIDGMESLLLRMEADSKATIDWITYSIAAKAYIQAGQHEKAYAMLRKSEDLIEPKRRRAAYESLLTMYGSMGKKDDVYRIWDMCKRLNRPCNTNYICMLTALARLNDVDGAERIFEEWEFGNTCFDIRIPNVMMSAYCKNGLVEKAEAFC